The window CGACAAGAATGCGGTCGAACGGGTACGGCGCCTGCGGCAACTGGACGACAAGCACAATTTTGCGTTGATCTGCGCCGATCTTTCGCAACTCGGCCTGTTCGCCAAGGTCGATACCGGGCTGTTCCGCCTGCTCAAGGCACACACGCCGGGGCCCTACACGTTCATCCTGAACGCCACCCGGGAAGTACCCCGGCTGCTGCTGCACCCGAAAAAGCGCACCATCGGCCTGCGTATCCCCAGCCATCCGATCGCCCTGGCGTTGCTGGCCGAACTGGGCGAGCCGCTGATGAGCGTGAGCCTGATCCTGCCGGACGAAAGCGAGCCGATGGTCGATCCCTACGAAATCCGCCAGCTGCTCGAGCATCAGGTCGACCTGATCATTGA of the Pseudomonas vanderleydeniana genome contains:
- a CDS encoding L-threonylcarbamoyladenylate synthase; translated protein: MSQFFQIHPENPQARLIKQAVEIIRKGGVVIYPTDSSYAIGCQIGDKNAVERVRRLRQLDDKHNFALICADLSQLGLFAKVDTGLFRLLKAHTPGPYTFILNATREVPRLLLHPKKRTIGLRIPSHPIALALLAELGEPLMSVSLILPDESEPMVDPYEIRQLLEHQVDLIIDGGFGGLKASTVINLADGDPEVVRVGCGDPAPFMVEA